A window of Thunnus thynnus chromosome 17, fThuThy2.1, whole genome shotgun sequence contains these coding sequences:
- the cdc42ep4a gene encoding cdc42 effector protein 4a, with translation MPILKQLVSGSSQTKRRSRMDLTREMISAPLGDFRHTMHVGRSGDAFGDTSFLSTRSGEPPSETTSFPRSPRPGLLSRTFRSSKRSQSVTRVDQQRDNSLMVPGESPTYVKNAMSLPFLNDEDRGDDLVAKSLSSSPLKQHGEVDGRGAAAAAHFLELEERSFGELTELPESSRHFGGGMKHAESVMSFHVDLGPSMLGEILGVMEKEDDDLGYEEGKSSEGRASPPLSTHGEEEDDMERRQDENTEEQVVAEEIAEELQQQQASLHQASSVDLEPEHGGPYTPEYTPETRPKHLQHLDSCSVSSSGSAALDEKPNSQTYAGDTDSATFSAPPEEESNFSSFLEDEDDEIRV, from the coding sequence ATGCCAATCCTAAAACAACTAGTGTCTGGCTCCTCACAGACCAAGCGTCGCTCACGCATGGACCTAACCAGGGAGATGATCAGTGCTCCTCTGGGTGACTTCCGCCACACCATGCATGTAGGCCGCAGTGGTGATGCCTTCGGTGACACCTCCTTCCTCAGCACCCGCTCAGGAGAACCTCCCTCCGAGACCACATCCTTCCCTCGCTCTCCCCGACCTGGCCTCCTGTCTCGCACTTTCAGGAGCAGCAAACGCTCCCAGTCTGTGACGAGAGTGGACCAGCAGAGAGACAACTCCCTGATGGTCCCTGGAGAGTCACCTACCTATGTGAAGAATGCCATGTCCCTGCCCTTCCTTAATGATGAAGACCGAGGGGACGATCTGGTGGCAAAGAGTCTGTCCTCCAGTCCTTTAAAGCAGCACGGGGAGGTAGATGGGAGAGGTGCGGCTGCAGCTGCTCACTTCCTGGAGCTGGAAGAACGGAGCTTTGGTGAGCTGACTGAGCTTCCAGAGAGCTCCCGCCACTTCGGAGGTGGAATGAAGCACGCCGAGTCAGTTATGTCCTTCCATGTCGACCTTGGACCCTCCATGCTGGGTGAAATCCTGGGGGTTATGGAGAAGGAGGATGACGATCTTGGCTACGAGGAAGGCAAGAGCAGTGAGGGCCGTGCCTCACCACCCCTCAGCACCCacggagaggaagaggatgacaTGGAGAGGAGACAGGATGAGAATACAGAGGAGCAGGTGGTGGCGGAGGAAATCGCAGAAGaattgcagcagcagcaggcctcTTTGCATCAAGCCAGCTCTGTAGATCTGGAGCCTGAGCATGGAGGACCCTACACCCCAGAGTACACCCCAGAGACAAGGCCAAAGCACTTGCAGCATCTagacagctgctctgtgtcCAGCTCTGGCTCTGCTGCCCTGGATGAGAAACCAAACAGCCAGACATATGCAGGAGATACAGACAGCGCCACCTTCAGTGCCCCGCCTGAGGAGGAAAGCAACTTCTCCTCTTTCttggaggatgaagatgatgagatTCGCGTATGA
- the LOC137201453 gene encoding peripheral myelin protein 22-like has translation MLLILLGVLILHLIILILLIVSTAASTWSVGGGGRSTDLWSNCKIINGGYHCTQASNEDWIQAVQALMILSLLFCFFSLIAFLYQLFRLVKGGRFFFTAIFQILASLFVMCGAIIYTVMSPDDSTLHFGYAYVLAWVAFPLCLISGLIYIVLRKKE, from the exons ATGCTGCTCATCTTGCTTGGAGTGCTTATCTTGCACCTTATCATTCTCATTCTTCTCATTGTGTCAACAGCAGCCAGC ACCTGGTCTGTAGGTGGTGGTGGCAGGAGCACAGATCTATGGTCCAATTGCAAGATAATTAATGGAGGCTACCATTGCACCCAAGCCAGCAATGAAG ACTGGATCCAGGCAGTGCAGGCCCTCATGATCCTGTCCTTgctcttctgcttcttctccctcattgccTTTCTGTATCAGCTGTTCAGACTGGTCAAGGGCGGACGCTTCTTCTTCACCGCCATCTTCCAGATCTTGGCTA gtCTGTTTGTGATGTGTGGGGCGATCATCTACACTGTGATGAGTCCGGATGATAGCACCTTACATTTCGGCTACGCTTACGTGCTGGCCTGGGTggctttccctctctgtctcatcaGTGGCCTCATTTATATCGTCCTGAGgaagaaagaatga